From Leptodactylus fuscus isolate aLepFus1 chromosome 11, aLepFus1.hap2, whole genome shotgun sequence, one genomic window encodes:
- the LOC142185068 gene encoding uncharacterized protein LOC142185068, with amino-acid sequence MSTTTTTTPTSTSSTTSTTTPTSTSTTTPTTTSTSPSSTTTTTATTTPTSTSSTTSTTTPTSTSTTTPTTTSTSPSSTTTTTATTTPTSTSSTTSTTTPTSTSTTTPTTTSTSPSSTTTTTATTTPTSTSSTSTTPPTSTSTTTPTTTSTSSTTTTTATTTPTATSTTSTTSPTNTNTITPTTTSTSSSSTTTASPSPTSTSSTTSTTPSTSTTTPATASNSPSSTTTSTITPITPTSTSSSAGTTTPTSTVSPASVSTSSSSAGTATSNTLSAASTSITTQSTNTTSTIAPTPTSTSSSASSTTTTNAGLTPLAIGASQPSTSTSTSAITSTISASSSTNSTQSSTATTSSTTVGSTTSPTGLSTGTNATTNTGSTAPSSSISSTNMVTIPSLIESSSTSSTTLSSIPPNASTSSPITSSNITSTVTGSTSGSTTGTTNGTISTGTTISTSSVSNAINNIGTTGSTSNSTSNVVSPSTVPVTVGTGSTTNTSSSTGSTATITTTASSGSTPSVVIINSNSSSAATVSTSNGGAGSTVSAYTGTTSTTVPVTNNNSTMAATGSTVSGTAASTSNTTGLSTSPSTGTSSNSTATTSGSSTSTVLSGLTASTTGSTNIGVSGTTNSNNGTAATSGSTGPSSSGTISTTTSSNSVSNTGTGSSATVTSK; translated from the exons ATGTCAACCACTACTACCACAACACCCACTTCAACTAGTTCTACAACAAGTACCACAACACCAACAAGTACCAGTACAACAACTCCAACCACAACCAGTACGTCTCCATCTTCAACCACAACAACCACTGCCACAACAACACCCACTTCAACTAGTTCTACAACAAGTACCACAACACCAACAAGTACCAGTACAACAACTCCAACCACAACCAGTACTTCTCCATCTTCAACCACAACAACCACTGCCACAACAACACCCACTTCAACTAGTTCTACAACAAGTACTACAACACCAACAAGTACCAGTACAACAACTCCAACCACAACCAGTACTTCTCCATCTTCAACCACAACAACCACTGCCACAACAACACCCACTTCAACTAGCTCTACAAGTACAACACCACCAACAAGTACCAGTACAACAACTCCAACCACAACCAGTACTTCTTCAACCACTACAACCACTGCCACAACTACACCCACTGCAACTAGCACTACAAGTACAACATCACCAACAAATACCAATACAATAACTCCAACCACAACCAGTACTTCTTCATCTTCAACCACAACCGCTTCCCCATCACCTACTTCAACTAGTTCTACAACAAGTACAACACCAAGTACCAGTACAACAACTCCAGCAACAGCTAGTAATTCTCCATCTTCAACCACAACA TCAACCATTACTCCAATAACACCCACTTCAACTAGTTCTTCAGCAGGTACAACCACACCAACAAGTACTGTTTCACCAGCTTCAGTATCCACTAGTAGTTCTTCAGCAGGTACAGCCACATCAAATACTCTCTCAGCTGCTTCAACAAGCATTACAACTCAGTCGACAAACACAACATCAACCATTGCTCCAACACCCACTTCAACTAGTTCTTCAGCAAGTTCAACTACAACAACAAATGCTGGTTTAACTCCTTTAGCAATTGGCGCTTCTCAGCCTTCAACCTCGACATCAACCAGTGCCATAACATCAACCATTTCAGCTAGTTCATCAACTAATTCAACACAATCATCAACAGCCACCACTTCATCGACTACTGTTGGATCAACCACATCACCAACTGGACTATCGACTGGTACTAATGCAACCACAAATACAGGATCAACTGCTCCATCATCATCTATTTCTTCTACCAATATGGTGACAATCCCCTCTTTAATTGAGTCTTCATCTACATCCTCAACCACACTAAGTTCTATTCCACCAAATGCCAGCACCTCCAGCCCTATTACATCTAGTAACATAACATCTACTGTCACTGGCTCAACCAGTGGTTCCACTACTGGAACTACTAATGGCACTATCTCAACTGGTACCACCATCAGTACGTCTTCTGTATCAAATGCCATTAATAATATTGGCACAACTGGATCAACCTCCAATTCTACAAGTAATGTAGTTAGTCCTAGTACGGTACCGGTAACTGTTGGTACAGGGAGCACCACAAATACCAGCTCATCTACAGGATCTACTGCGACCATAACAACTACAGCATCGTCGGGATCCACTCCTTCTGTTGTTATtattaatagtaatagtagttcTGCAGCTACAGTTTCTACAAGCAATGGCGGTGCAGGCTCTACAGTTAGTGCATACACCGGGACCACATCTACAACAGTACCTGTTACCAATAATAACAGTACCATGGCTGCAACAGGATCCACCGTTTCCGGAACTGCCGCCAGTACTTCTAACACAACAGGACTAAGTACAAGTCCAAGCACTGGTACATCATCAAATTCTACCGCCACCACTTCTGGATCCAGTACTTCCACAGTTCTTTCTGGACTCACTGCTTCTACAACAGGGTCAACAAACATAGGTGTAAGTGGCACCACAAACTCCAACAATGGTACTGCGGCAACCTCAGGATCAACCGGACCAAGTTCATCGGGGACTATTTCTACAACCACCAGTTCTAATTCTGTATCCAACACAGGCACGGGCTCTTCTGCAACAGTTACCAGTAAGTAA